In Scomber japonicus isolate fScoJap1 chromosome 19, fScoJap1.pri, whole genome shotgun sequence, a single genomic region encodes these proteins:
- the tsc1b gene encoding TSC complex subunit 1b, which yields MAREQPNMGDLLPLLETSDLHQLEEIRGLINEQLSTERGSMLLNGLVDYFLETNSAQAMHILSSVREPHDKHLLDKMNECMTKQACRLPTLTLLGHVIRKQPSWIHKIARYPLLLSLLKCLKTDTDVVVLITGVLVLITLLPMIPQAGKQHLWEYFDIFGRLASWNLKNPGHVSEVYLIHLHASVYSLFHRLYGMYPCNFVSYLRSHYSMKENMETFEEVVKPMLEHVRIHPELVTGTKDHELDPTRWKKYEIHDIVIECAKVSLDPKEASCEEGYATMPENFYPQVHLRPQDCTSSPYTDLHSSYGSSSSTPFSTPRQPLPPPLSLPPFSGTQSSSYRSPQTSRRQNSTCELNSSCGGKDPLWSPSSLCGMATPPSSRGMSPNLELSHSASHLPSRFHCTSGGKGTPASSTPATSSPPPTLSDDFPIISLPANTVQSSPPRKDRRQGESGKPALVRQEPVKDQEKSADGAANRDAVAAENVTMTLTELSVYIKKQELELQLRTEKEKEEAAFTEELLKITEDKQELPGLRGFDSPFYRTTETLTGCQTQDKTLSNTQPGGPVRDTHGVVSTPDKAENTASTSGVGSERGGGGGGAGGDSRSSALGLEHSWSFQSGFTPIDHHLHRSPSAPDDEVSKFGMFSPSPCGKTPAPVPYESFFDLALPRAASLYVGQKMSEAKHKAALERLSQQEEGLEDGEEEEGVVSASPLEVLDRLVQQGSDAHDKVLKRLPLPSKSADWTHFGGSAPLDELHTLRSQLLLLHNQLLYERYKREQHAVRNRRLLRRIINATALEEQNSAMKDQLNLQSVDILSLRESLQVEQQRYRQLWDDREMVVTRLHNQIRQLQQGRDDYYTKNQELQSKLQECQKRMDELEAELQRANNKVCHTGHLLNQMTIKLSNSESTQQQMSFLNKQLLLLGEAHKLSMQELHHAGADNTKEAQMLQVSYGKEVETLRQSLLVQGQKLEAAQQRVAELETHLSKKEHLIAEQKKFLEDVKCQAKAELQASDSRHQAQRRITQLLQTELLQLYSRVEMETPAGTTTNSPPGGRADPHTPADSSVMVPDGPSKTHTHEEVDSRPPHDSPRGNGSTLSPGQPKASNSSKMTANSINGNQDLAPPLLVEPSLSCPHTNPLAPPMPSSDAPLTVGSYPSTKSFLGMRARELFRNKSESQCDEEQPLPRLAGLAHGLKTELCVEPPCPGYIAPVGPAPLPVPTLPPAPAPTPVPPTPLTVPTKELPSEPKQRASSQESPRKKAGAGPGGGRGQAGAGRPRQQQLKIMDYNETHHKHS from the exons ATGGCCAGGGAGCAGCCCAACATGGGGGACCTCCTCCCGCTCCTGGAGACCTCCGACCTCCACCAGCTAGAAGAGATCAGAGGCCTTATCAACGAGCAGCTCAGCACTG AGCGAGGATCCATGCTGCTGAACGGGCTGGTGGACTACTTTCTGGAAACTAACTCTGCCCAGGCCATGCATATCCTCTCCTCAGTCAGAGAGCCACATGACAAG CACCTTCTGGACAAGATGAACGAGTGTATGACCAAACAGGCCTGCCGGCTGCCCACCCTCACCCTGCTCGGCCACGTAATCCGCAAGCAGCCGTCCTGGATCCACAAGATTGCTCGATACCCTCTGCTGCTCTCGCTGCTCAAATGCCTAAAG ACGGACACGGACGTAGTGGTGCTGATAACTGGAGTTCTGGTGCTGATCACCCTGCTGCCCATGATCCCCCAAGCTGGGAAACAACACCTGTGGGAGTATTTTGACATCTTTGGCCGCCTTGCCTCCTGGAACCTTAAAAACCCCG GCCATGTTTCAGAGGTTTACCTAATCCACCTGCACGCCAGCGTCTATTCACTCTTCCACCGTCTCTATGGCATGTACCCGTGCAACTTTGTGTCCTACCTACGCTCCCATTACAGCATGAAGGAGAACATGGAAACCTTTGAGGAGGTAGTGAAG CCCATGCTCGAACACGTCCGTATACACCCAGAATTGGTGACAGGAACCAAGGACCATGAGCTCGACCCCACCAG GTGGAAAAAGTACGAAATCCATGATATCGTCATCGAATGTGCCAAAGTGTCTCTAGACCCTAAGGAGGCCTCATGTGAGGAGGGATACGCCACCATGCCTGAGAACTTCTATCCCCAAGTACACCTGCGACCACAAGACTGCACTTCCAGCCCCTACACAGACCTCCACAGCAGCTACG GAAGCTCTTCTTCGACCCCATTCTCGACTCCACGGCAGCCGCTACCCCCGCCCCTGTCCTTGCCCCCCTTCTCAGGGACACAGTCCTCCTCCTACCGTAGCCCACAGACCTCCAGACGCCAG AACTCCACCTGTGAACTCAACTCTTCCTGTGGGGGGAAGGACCCTCTGTGGAGCCCCTCCTCGTTGTGTGGCATGGCCACGCCCCCCTCGTCCAGGGGCATGTCGCCCAACTTAGAGCTCTCCCACAGTGCCTCACACCTTCCCAGCCGCTTCCACTGCACATCAG GAGGAAAAGGAACACCTGCGTCCAGCACTCCAGCCACCTCTTCCCCACCTCCCACCCTATCAGATGACTTCCCCATAATCTCCTTACCAGCCAAcacagtccagtccagtccacCAAGAAAG GATCGCAGACAAGGAGAAAGCGGTAAGCCTGCACtggtgagacaggaaccagTGAAAGACCAGGAAAAGAGTGCAGATGGAGCCGCAAACAGGG ATGCGGTGGCTGCTGAGAACGTCACCATGACTTTGACGGAGCTGTCGGTCTACATCAAGAAACAGGAGCTGGAGCTTCAGctgagaacagagaaagagaaggaagaag cTGCCTTCACAGAGGAGCTGCTGAAGATCACTGAGGATAAACAGGAGCTGCCAGGCCTGAGAGGCTTTGACTCCCCTTTCTACCGCACCACTGAGACCCTGACCGGCTGTCAGACGCAAGACAAGACCCTCTCCAACACCCAACCCGGAGGCCCCGTCCGGGACACCCACGGCGTTGTGTCGACACCAGACAAAGCGGAGAATACGGCGAGCACCAGCGGCGTGGGTAgcgaaagaggaggaggaggaggaggagcgggaggGGACAGCAGGAGTTCAGCCCTCGGTCTCGAACATTCCTGGTCCTTCCAGTCAGGTTTCACCCCCATTGATCACCACCTGCACCGCAGCCCCTCCGCCCCGGACGACGAGGTGAGCAAGTTTGGGATGTTCTCCCCGAGCCCGTGCGGCAAGACCCCGGCCCCCGTACCCTACGAGTCGTTTTTCGACCTCGCTCTGCCCAGGGCGGCCTCGCTGTACGTGGGTCAGAAGATGTCGGAGGCGAAGCATAAGGCGGCGCTGGAGAGGCTCTCGCAGCAGGAGGAGGGGCTGGAGgacggggaggaggaggaaggagtagtGTCCGCTTCACCACTGGAGGTGCTGGATCGCCTTGTTCAGCAGGGGAGCGACGCCCACGATAAAGTCCTCAAGAG ATTACCTTTGCCAAGTAAGTCAGCTGACTGGACGCACTTTGGAG GCTCGGCTCCGCTGGACGAGCTTCACACGCTGCGCAGccagctgctcctgctgcacaACCAGCTGCTGTACGAACGCTACAAGAGGGAGCAGCACGCCGTCCGCAACCGACGCCTCCTCCGACGCATCATCAACGCCACCGCACTGGAGGAGCAGAACAGCGCTATG aaGGATCAGCTGAACCTGCAGAGCGTGGACATCTTGTCTCTGAGGGAGAGTCTGCAGGTGGAGCAGCAGCGGTACAGGCAGCTGTGGGACGACCGGGAGATGGTGGTGACAAGGTTGCACAATCAGATCAGGCAGCTGCAGCAGGGACGAGACGACTACTACACAAAGAACCAAGAGCTCCag AGCAAGCTACAGGAGTGTCAGAAAAGGATGGATGAACTGGAGGCTGAGCTTCAGAGGGCCAACAACAAAGTCTGCCACACTGGTCACCTCCTCAACCAGATGACCATCAAG CTGAGCAACAGCGAAAGCACCCAGCAGCAGATGAGCTTCCTGAACAAGCAGCTGCTGCTCCTCGGGGAGGCACATAAGCTGTCCATGCAGGAGTTACACCATGCAGGCGCAGATAATACAAAG GAGGCCCAGATGCTGCAGGTGTCTTATGGTAAAGAGGTGGAGACGTTGAGGCAGAGCCTGCTGGTTCAGGGCCAGAAACTAGAGGCAGCGCAGCAGAGAGTCGCAGAGCTGGAGACTCACCTCTCCAAGAAGGAACACCTCATCGCAGAGCAGAAGAAGTTTCTGGAGGATGTAAAATGTCAAGCAAA ggcGGAGCTGCAGGCCTCAGACAGCAGGCATCAGGCTCAACGGAGAATCACTCAGCTGCTGCAGACTGAACTCTTGCAGCTCTACAGCCGAGTGGAGATGGAGACTCCTGCCGGCACCACcaccaactcaccaccagggggcagagCTGACCCACACACTCCTGCTGACTCCAG TGTCATGGTGCCAGATGGACCAAGTAAAACTCACACCCACGAGGAGGTGGACAGTAGACCACCGCACGACTCCCCTCGGGGCAACGGCAGCACTTTATCGCCAGGGCAACCAAAGGCGAGCAACTCTTCCAAGATGACAGCCAACTCCATCAACGGCAACCAGGACCTGGCTCCGCCCCTGCTGGTGGAGCCCTCCCTGTCCTGTCCCCACACCAACCCGCTCGCACCTCCTATGCCCTCCTCTGACGCGCCGCTCACGGTGGGCTCCTACCCCAGCACCAAGAGCTTCCTGGGCATGAGGGCGCGTGAGCTGTTCCGCAACAAGAGCGAGAGCCAGTGCGACGAGGAGCAACCGCTGCCGCGCCTGGCTGGCCTTGCTCACGGCCTGAAGACTGAGCTGTGCGTGGAGCCGCCCTGCCCGGGTTATATCGCCCCTGTCGGCCCTGCCCCTCTCCCTGTCCCAACTCTGCCACCCGCTCCTGCTCCTACTCCTGTTCCCCCCACTCCTCTCACTGTGCCCACCAAGGAGCTCCCCTCTGAGCCCAAGCAGAGGGCCTCCAGCCAGGAAAGCCCCCGCAAGAAAGCAGGGGCGGGGCCTGGTGGAGGACGGGGTCAGGCAGGGGCGGGGCGCCCTCGGCAGCAGCAGCTAAAGATCATGGACTACAACGAAACACATCACAAGCACAGTTAG